From Brassica oleracea var. oleracea cultivar TO1000 chromosome C3, BOL, whole genome shotgun sequence, a single genomic window includes:
- the LOC106333253 gene encoding cysteine-rich repeat secretory protein 26-like has protein sequence MSFGSVPIVAAVAIQLLLIPSVVSSLNITNLYLHHACNNTQGKYKPGSLFEKNLNTVIKNISTFDLRNGYALDSNMKSPYFDIPPNTVFVTLQCRGDSYGPKCHSCLAEALSGLRKKCPGHKGATIWYDQCLLDISTLNSIRMALPNRVHYDNYLCISNPKSVSGDKKIFEKKKMDFTDKLLSVINKTTDSDLRGPLYATGEMMIGKKKFYGMLQCTNELFASSCYVCLEWLVLGHPFCFDEGQGARLMCRSCVARFEFYPFLRT, from the exons ATGTCTTTTGGATCGGTCCCTATCGTGGCCGCGGTGGCCATACAACTCCTCCTTATACCCAGCGTTGTTTCGTCTCTTAACATTACCAATTTGTATCTCCACCATGCATGCAACAACACCCAAGGGAAATACAAGCCGGGGAGTTTGTTCGAGAAAAATCTCAACACTGTCATCAAAAACATATCCACGTTTGATCTGCGCAACGGTTACGCCCTCGACTCTAATATGAAGAGTCCCTATTTTGATATACCTCCCAATACTGTTTTCGTCACGCTCCAATGCCGTGGTGACTCCTACGGGCCCAAGTGTCACTCTTGCCTTGCCGAAGCCCTCTCTGGG CTTCGCAAGAAATGTCCTGGACACAAAGGAGCAACAATATGGTATGACCAATGTCTTTTGGATATTTCTACACTCAATTCCATTAGAATGGCCCTACCGAACAGAGTCCACTACGATAATTATTTGTGTATAAGCAATCCAAAATCCGTGAGCGGCGATAAGAAGATCTTCGAAAAGAAGAAGATGGATTTCACCGATAAGCTATTGTCTGTAATCAACAAGACGACTGACAGCGACCTCAGGGGGCCACTGTACGCAACGGGGGAGATGATGATTGGGAAAAAGAAGTTTTATGGAATGTTGCAATGTACGAACGAGTTATTTGCGAGTTCTTGCTATGTGTGTCTAGAGTGGCTTGTCTTGGGGCATCCATTCTGCTTCGATGAAGGACAAGGAGCTAGACTAATGTGTAGAAGCTGTGTTGCAAGGTTTGAGTTTTACCCTTTTCTTAGAACTTAA
- the LOC106330332 gene encoding uncharacterized protein LOC106330332: MSKTPYITAIDTTPAEGDLKRFKYLFLAFGASAKGYGCMRKVVVVDGTHLKGKDNGCLLTASAQDANYQIFPISFGIVDSKNDQSWSWFFQKLTAVVPDGYNLVFVSDRHNSIYAGLHKVYPMAKHYSCVFHLQRNILEPIVCVTSTSIFNEIKMIDINCADYLVRIGFEHWPRSHSSGIRYNIMTSNVAESLNAALSEAREHPIVALVEYIRGMLMRWSSVRRESSARYGGLVTLKAEELISRNFNVSTGYLVRHISKSEYEVRGKEGVLFCVDLDAKTCSWLELDMLCIPFGHVVAAAINSKRRVDVLVGEELSRNNWAGGYSMSVNPAGDDMGTIPEDDTLASLILAPPNTRRPPGRPKKTRILCRGEFKRGGIGRKKWNFTRCGGKDPNRATCKMPI; this comes from the exons ATGTCAAAAACACCATATATCACTGCCATAGACACAACACCAGCTGAAGGAGACCTCAAGCGCTTTAAATATCTATTCCTCGCGTTTGGCGCGTCTGCTAAGGGTTATGGATGCATGAGAAAGGTCGTTGTTGTCGATGGGACACACCTAAAGGGGAAAGACAATGGCTGCCTTCTCACTGCGAGTGCACAAGATGCAAACTACCAGATCTTCCCCATATCTTTTGGCATAGTCGACAGCAAGAATGATCAGTCATGGAGTTGGTTCTTCCAGAAATTAACTGCTGTCGTACCAGATGGGTACAATCTTGTTTTCGTCTCAGACAGACACAACTCGATTTATGCTGGCCTTCACAAG GTGTATCCAATGGCGAAACACTATTCTTGTGTCTTTCATCTCCAGAGAAACATT CTCGAGCCTATCGTGTGTGTGACTTCTACAAGCATTTTTAACGAGATCAAGATGATTGATATTAACTGCGCTGATTATCTAGTCAGAATCGGGTTTGAGCACTGGCCTAGGTCACACTCTTCTGGGATTCGTTACAATATCATGACAAGCAACGTCGCTGAGTCACTCAATGCTGCACTTTCGGAGGCAAGGGAGCATCCTATTGTCGCTCTGGTTGAGTACATTAGGGGTATGCTTATGAGGTGGTCTTCTGTGCGCCGTGAGTCATCAGCCAGGTATGGTGGACTTGTCACACTCAAGGCGGAGGAGCTCATCTCCCGTAATTTCAATGTCTCAACCGGGTATTTGGTCCGTCATATAAGCAAATCTGAGTATGAGGTGCGTGGGAAAGAAGGAGTTTTATTCTGTGTCGACCTTGATGCAAAAACATGTAGCTGGCTCGAGCTTGATATGCTCTGTATACCTTTCGGACATGTTGTCGCTGCTGCAATCAACTCTAAACGTAGGGTTGATGTTCTTGTTGGGGAGGAGCTATCAAGGAACAATTGGGCTGGTGGGTACTCAATGAGTGTTAACCCCGCTGGAGATGATATGGGAACAATACCTGAAGACGATACGCTTGCCTCTCTGATCCTCGCACCTCCAAACACAAGGCGTCCTCCGGGTAGGCCCAAGAAGACAAGGATATTATGTAGGGGTGAATTCAAG CGTGGTGGGATTGGACGCAAGAAATGGAACTTTACGAGGTGTGGTGGGAAGGATCCCAACCGGGCCACCTGCAAGATGCCGATATGA
- the LOC106330333 gene encoding uncharacterized protein LOC106330333 produces the protein MKIDDETVLDDSPPEEQVYSIGLYAESSPDTHATDCFADCSAVNFSDCSVDCSANQEHFVATIKKAEKEPVEFTGNEKRKFLRDARLYFWDEQFLYRHCKDGVFRRCVPESEIPEILFHCHGSSYAGHFAAFKTVSKILQAGFWLPTMFRDAQAFISKCSLCQRQGNISKQNEMPQNFILEIEVFDCWGIDFMGPFLPSCKNEYILVAVDYISKWIHELEEIRHLAYESTKIYKEKSKAYHDKWIICRNFEPNDRVLLFNSRLNLFPGKLKSRWSGPFTVKEVRPYGAVVLLHPNGGEFVVNGQRIKPYMADTTIAAGEEIPLGDPSPAQ, from the exons ATGAAGATCGACGACGAGACTGTTCTTGATGATAGTCCACCTGAAGAACAAGTCTACTCGATTGGTCTGTATGCCGAGAGCAGCCCAGATACTCACGCCACGGACTGTTTCGCTGATTGTTCCGCGGTGAACTTCTCTGATTGTTCTGTGGACTGTTCCGCCAACCAGGAACACTTCGTTGCAACCATAAAAAAAG CAGAAAAAGAACCGGTTGAGTTTACTGGGAATGAGAAGCGAAAATTTCTAAGGGATGCAAGACTCTACTTTTGGGATGAACAGTTCCTGTATCGACACTGCAAGGATGGAGTGTTCCGACGCTGTGTTCCGGAAAGTGAAATCCCGGAAATCTTGTTTCATTGCCATGGTTCTTCTTATGCTGGTCACTTTGCAGCATTCAAAACCGTCTCCAAGATCTTGCAAGCTGGTTTCTGGTTGCCAACAATGTTCCGAGATGCACAAGCTTTCATCTCCAAGTGCAGTTTATGCCAAAGACAAGGGAACATTAGCAAGCAGAACGAGATGCCCCAGAACTTCATACTCGAGATCGAAGTGTTCGATTGTTGGGGGATCGACTTCATGGGACCATTCCTACCATCGTGCAAGAACGAGTACATTCTAGTGGCAGTGGATTACATTTCGAAGTGG ATTCACGAACTTGAAGAGATCAGGCACCTGGCTTATGAAAGCACGAAGATCTACAAGGAAAAGAGCAAAGCCTATCATGATAAGTGGATCATCTGCAGAAACTTCGAACCAAATGATCGAGTTTTGCTTTTCAACTCCAGGCTGAACCTCTTCCCTGGAAAGTTGAAATCTAGGTGGTCCGGACCTTTCACTGTCAAGGAGGTCAGACCGTATGGAGCCGTGGTACTACTGCATCCGAATGGAGGGGAATTTGTCGTAAATGGTCAGCGTATTAAGCCATACATGGCTGATACGACAATCGCAGCAGGGGAAGAAATCCCCTTAGGCGATCCATCCCCAGCTCAATAG